The following DNA comes from Picosynechococcus sp. PCC 7003.
AGAACAGAATGGGAAAATCGCTAGCAGATAAGCAAGAATTGGTTGCTGAGATCAAAGATTTGCTCAAGGATGCACAACTTACTTTTGTGATTGATTACAAGGGTTTAACCGTTGCGGAAATCACTGATTTACGTAATCGTCTTCGTCCTGCCGGGGCATATTGCAAAATTGCGAAAAACACGCTGATGCATATTGCCGTTGATGGTGATGAAACGTGGCAACCCGTGCAATCTCTCTTGAAAGATTCCTCCGCATTTTTAATTGCCGGAGAAGATGTTGCTTCCGCCGTTAAAGCTTACAAAGAATTCCGCAAAGCAACGAAGAAAACCGAACTTCGTGGCGGCGTTATGGAAGGTCAAGCTTTAACCAGCGACCAAATCGAAGCCCTCGGTGATCTGCCCACCAAAGAACAACTCTACGGTCAGATTGCAGGTGCGATCAATGCAGTTACTGCAAAAATTGCCATCGGCATCAACGAAGTACCGGGTTCTTTGGCCAGAGCCATCAAAGCTGTTTCCGAGAAAGAAGCAGCCTAACTTTCAATGCCGCTTGATTTATTTCGTTGCGGCCTAACTTTCTCGTTGTTCTAAACGTAATTTTTATTCACTAAGGAGATAGATTAAATGTCTGCTACTACCGATGAAATTTTGGAGAAGTTGCAATCTCTAACTCTGCTTGAAGCAGCTGAATTAGTTAAGCAAATCGAAGAAACCTTTGGCGTTAGCGCTGCTGCTCCCGTTGGTGGCATGGTAATGGCTGCCCCCGGTGCTGCTGCTGCTGAGGAAGTTGAAGAGAAGACCGAATTTGACGTTATTCTCGATGAAGTTCCTGCTGACAAGAAAATCGCCGTTCTTAAGGTTGTTCGTGGCATCACTGGCCTCGGTCTTAAGGAAGCCAAAGAAATGGTTGAATCTGCGCCTAAGCCCATCAAAGAAGGCACTGGCAAGGAAGATGCTGAAGCCATCAAGAAGCAGCTTGAAGATGCTGGTGCAAAAGCAAGCGTCAAGTAATTTATATCAACTTACCTATTGATAAGTAGGTATAGCTTCAATTGATATTTAGGTGATGAGCGGACAGGTTATCTGTTCGCTTTTTTTTGATCTTGAGATCTTGATGATTAAAGCTCTGCTAGGGCATTTATGGCATGAAAAAATCCCCCTGCAGTGATTGAGGGGGACTGATAAGTTGAATTTGTTAAATTTGTTTTGTGTAAAGGCTTTTTAGAGTTGGGGTTCTTTCTGGTGCCAAGCCGTTGCCTGTTCATAGACATGGGCCACCTGAAGTAAGAGATCCTCTCGAAGAACATTACCGATGAGTTGCATCCCGATGGGGAGTCCTTGGGCATCAAAACCACAGGGCAGACTCAGGGCCGGTAGTCCCGCTAAATTGACGGGAATGGTCATCAAGTCAGAGAGATACATACTGAGGGGATCATCGGTTTTTTCGCCAGCTTTGAAAGCGGTACTGGGGGAAGTGGGACAAATGAGTAGGTCCACCTTGGCAAAGGCTTGATCAAAGTCTTCTTTAATTAAAGTTCTGACCTTCTGGGCTTTGAGGTAATAGGCATCATAATAGCCAGCCGACAAGGTGTAAGTTCCTAACATAATCCGGCGCTTTACCTCAGGGCCAAAACCAGCGGCACGGGTTTGGGTGTACATATCAACCAGGTTATCGGCCGCAGCATTGCGTGTGCCATATTTGACGGCATCGTAACGGGCCAAATTTGCTGAGGCTTCGGACGGGGCAATGATGTAGTAGGCAGGTAAGCCATAACGGAAGCGAGGACAGGAGATAGTTTCAACCTCAGCACCAAGTTCCTGGAGTTGGGCGATCGCCTTTTGAACCGCTTCAGCAACCTCTGGATCCAGTCCTTCCCCAAAAGTCTCCTGGATGATGCCAATTTTGAGGGGCTTATCTTTGGGGAGTGCCGCCTGGAGCAACTGGCTATATTGGGGAATATCCACATCTAAACTGGTGGAATCCTTGGGATCATGGCCGGCGATCGCCTCTAACAGAATTGCCGTATCTTCTACTGTCCGGGCAAAGGGGCCAATTTGATCCAGAGAAGACGCATAGGCCACCAAGCCAAAACGAGACACCAGGCCATAGGTCGGTTTAAGGCCCACCACACCACAGAGGGAAGCCGGTTGGCGAATCGAGCCGCCAGTATCTGAACCCAGGGCGATCGGCGCTTCCCCTGCTGCCACTGCCGCCGCTGACCCCCCAGAAGACCCACCCGGAACCCGTGTGACATCCCAGGGATTGCCCGTTACTTGATAGCCAGAATTTTCCGTCGAACTACCCATGGCAAACTCATCAAGGTTTGTTTTGCCTACCATAATCGCCCCAGCTTCCCGTAACTTCTGGGTGACTGTCGATTCGTAGGTCGGCACAAAGCCTTCCAGGATGCGCGAAGCACAGGTGGTCTGAATGCCTTTCGTACAGAGATTATCCTTAATTGCAATGGGGATGCCTTCTAGGAGGCCAATGGTTTCCCCCGCGGCAATTTTTGCATCCACTTGCGCCGCCTGGGCCAAGGCCTGTTCCTTAGTCAGGGTTAAAAACGCTTTAACCTTAGGTTCCACCGCTTCGATATGGGCAAACGTTTCCGTCAAAATTTCGACAGCAGAACGTTCCTTTGAAATGAGTTGTTGGTGTAGCGTGCGGATGGCTGACATGCTTTATCTATTCTCTGAAATACCCCAATCAGTTTATCCACTTGCCTTCCTCCCTGACAATCATCTCTAAAAATTATTTTTGCGGCGATCGCCCCGGAAGGGAACCAGCATCCGATACAATAAACTCCAGCTTATGTTAATTTGATAAGTCTATTTTTAGTCAGCACAACAAAATGCTAAATTTATGAGCGCTCATATTCTTTAACAAAGTATGAGAACCGCTCAGGTAGATTTTTAGGAATCATCAATGAACCAGGAAATTTTTGACAAAATTAAAAATATTATCGTTGATCAGCTGGATGTCGATGCTGACTCCGTAAGCCCCGAATCAAACTTCATCAGTGACCTTGATGCAGACTCCCTCGACACAGTCGAGCTGGTCATGGCCTTTGAAGAAGAATTTGATATCGATATTCCCGATGATGTCGCTGAAAAAATCACTACGGTGGGAGAAGCAGTTAACATCATCGCTGAAAAAACTGGCGCCAACTAAACCATTTAGTCCAGTCAGTTTAACCCCAACTTCCAGAGCTGCGAACTTCCCAAAGTTATCGCGGCTTTCTCGCTAGTTTTTATGATTGATTGTCGCTTCCTTCGGATGCACAAGCCTTTTTTCCCACTGCAAAAACACTCAAATCAGCCATGGCACACTCATCTCCGTATCGCGTTGTAATCACCGGTTTAGGTGCGATCACCCCGATTGGTAATACCCTAGAGGAGTATTGGGAAGGACTCATGACCGGTCGCAATGGCATTGACCTCGTGACCGCATTTGATGCTTCCCAACATGCCTGTCGCATTGCAGGTGAAGTAAAAGGCTTTGATCCCCTCGCATTCATCCCTAAAAAAGAAGCGAAGCGCATGGATCGATTTTCCCAATTCGCCGTGGCTGCCAGTAAGCAAGCCCTTGCCGATGCGGGTCTAGAGATCAATGCTGACAATGCTCCCGATATCGGTGTGATGATCGGCACCGGGGTCGGTGGCATCAAGGTGATGGAAGACCAGCAGGAAATTTACCTAGAGAAAGGCCCCAGCCGCTGTAGCCCCTTCATGATCCCAATGATGATTGCCAATATGGCGGCAGGGTTAACGGCAATTCATACCGGTGCCCAAGGGCCCAATAGTTGTACGGTGACTGCTTGCGCGGCTGGCTCTAACGCAGTGGGTGAGGCATTCCGTTTGGTGCAGCAAGGCTACGCTAAAGCGATGATTTCTGGAGGCACCGAAGCCGCAATCACCCCTTTAAGTGTTGCCGGATTTGCCTCGGCCCGGGCTTTATCGACCCGCAATGATGATCCCAAGCATGCTTGTCGTCCTTTTGATCAAGATCGTGATGGCTTTGTAATGGGCGAAGGTGCGGGCATTTTAATCCTCGAAGAGCTAGAGCATGCCTTGGCCCGGGGGGCAAAAATCTACGGGGAAATCGTTGGTTACGGCATGACCTGTGATGCTTACCACATGACGGCACCGACTCCCGATGGAGCTGGGGCAACCCGGGCCATTGAATTAGCGCTCAAGGATGGCGACTTGGCTCCGAACCAAGTGAACTACGTGAATGCCCATGGGACGAGTACCCCCGCCAATGACATCACAGAAACGAAAGCGATTAAAAAAGCCCTCGGCGACCAGGCTTATAAAATTTTAGTAAGTTCGACTAAATCCATGACCGGTCACCTCTTGGGTGGTTCTGGGGGGATTGAGGCGGTGGCCACAGTGATGGCGATCGCCAATGATCGCGTCCCCCCAACGATCAACCTCGAAAATCCCCAAGAAGGCTGCGATTTAGATTACGTTCCCAATGAAAGCCGCGAACACCCAGTTGAAGTAGCCCTTTCTAACTCCTTCGGCTTTGGCGGCCACAACGTCACCCTCGCGTTTAAAAAGTATCGCCCGGAATAAATTAGTTGGCGTAAATGTTAGCGATTTGACAGAATCATTCTTGCCCAGTGATCCTAACAGTGGGATGATGGGGGGGATTTTGAGGAGGGCAATTTGCGCTTCTCGATGGTCTAATAACTCCCTATAGTTTTTCTTTATTTGTCGTTTACTGTCAGAAATTTTCACTATGACCGTTGCAACCCAATCCATAGATCAGCTTTGTATTAATGCAATTCGCTTTTTGGCAATTGATGGCGTCGAGAAGGCAAAATCTGGTCACCCCGGTTTACCGATGGGCGCTGCTCCCATGGCCTACACCCTCTGGGACAAATTCATGCGGTTCAACCCCAAAAATCCGAAATGGGTCAACCGCGATCGCTTTGTCCTGTCGGCAGGTCACGGTTCAATGCTGCAGTATGCCTTGATGTACTTAGCGGGCTATGACAGTGTTTCCCTCGAAGACATTAAGCAATTTCGTCAGTGGAAATCGAAGACTCCCGGTCACCCTGAGAACTTCGAGACCCCTGGTGTAGAAGTCACTACTGGCCCCCTCGGCCAAGGGATCGCTAATGCTGTCGGCCTCGCCCTGGCGGAAGCACACCTAGCTGCTCGCTTTAACAAATCTGATGCTACTCTCTTCGACCACTATACCTATGTGATCATGGGTGATGGTTGCAACATGGAAGGGATCTCTGGGGAAGCGGCTTCCATCGCGGGTCACTGGGGTCTCGGCAAATTAATCGCCCTCTATGACGACAACCACATTTCCATCGACGGCTCCACGGACATTGCCTTCACCGAAGATGTCTGTAAGCGTTATGAGTCCTATGGTTGGCATGTTCTCCATGTAGAGGATGGCAACAATGATATTGAGGCGATCGCCAAAGCCATTGAAGCGGCCAAGGCAGTAACCGACAAGCCCTCTCTGATTAAAATTACAACGACGATTGGTTACGGTTCCCCCAACAAAGCCGATACCGCTGGTGTACATGGTGCCGCATTAGGTGGCGATGAAATTGAACTAACCCGCAAAGCCCTTGATTGGCCCTACGCCCCCTTCGAGGTTCCCGAAGATGCCCTCAACCATTTCCGTAAAGCCGTTGAACGGGGTGCCAGCGCCGAAGCAGAGTGGAACCAAGTGTGGGCCACCTACAAAACTAAATATGCTGAAGAAGCCGCAGAATTAGAGCGGATTCTTTCTGGTAAGCCCCCCGCAAACTGGGCTGATGCTCTACCTACCGCCACACCTGCTGATAAAGGCCTTGCGACCCGTAAGCACTCCGAAATCACCCTCAATGCGATCGCCCCAGGATTGCCCGAATTGATTGGGGGTTCTGCGGACTTGACCCACTCTAACTTGACAGAAATCCACGTTTCCGGCGATTTCCAGAAAGGCGCCTACGAAAACCGTAACGTCCACTTCGGCGTTCGGGAACATGCCATGGGCGCAATCTGTAACGGCATTGCCCTCCACGGCACTGGCTTACTGCCCTATGGCGCGACTTTCCTTGTGTTCTCCGACTACATGCGGAACTCGATCCGTTTATCTGCCCTGTCCGAAGCACGGGTAATTTGGGTGATGACCCACGATTCCATTGCTCTCGGTGAAGATGGCCCCACCCACCAACCCATCGAGCACGTTGCTTCTCTGCGGGCGATGCCGAACCTCTATGTTTACCGTCCGGCAGATACCAACGAAACCTCCGGTGCCTATAAAGTGGCCGTTGAAAGTGCAACAACGCCGACCCTATTGGCCCTCACTCGCCAAGGTTTACCTAACCTCGAAGGCAGCTCCATTGAAAATGCCGCAAAAGGTGGCTATGTCCTCTCCGATAGCGAAGGCACCCCTGATCTGATTTTGATTGGTACAGGTAGTGAAGTTCACCTCTGTGTCGAAGCAGCGAAAGCACTCCGAGCCAGCGGTAAGAATGTCCGTGTTGTTTCCATGCCCTGTGTGGAACGCTTCGAAGAGCAAGATGCCGCCTACCAAGAGTCCGTGCTGCCGAAAGCTGTGACCAAACGGGTTGCTGTAGAGGCTGGTGCCACCATGAGCTGGTACAAGTACGTTGGTTTCGAAGGCGCTGTGATCGGCATTGATACCTATGGTGCTTCCGCCCCTGGTGGTGTCGTCATGGAGAAATTTGGTTTTACCGTTGATAACGTTGTAAAAACAGCCGAGACAGTACTGGGTTAAAACCTTTAGTCCGGTCATAGACTGACCATTTTCAGTAAAACGCTTTGGAGGTAGGTTTTTATTCCCTGCCTCTTTTTTTGTGACAATATTGACGCGAAATAAGCATGGTCTGAGAGAACTAGCCTGTCCGCCAAAGGATCGTCCCTGCGGCCACTAACCCCAAGAGATTAGGAAACCAAGTCCCCATAAACGGTGTAATGGTTCCCCAGACTCCCATGGAACTGGAAATCACAGAAATCAGATAGTAAGCAAAGACAATGGCTACTGATAGGCCTACACTGGTGGCTCGGCTGGAATTTTGCGGGCGCAGGCCGATGGCCGATCCGACCATTGCAAAGACAATGCAAACGAAGGGGACAGAAAATTTTTCTTGCTTTCTCACCTGGAGCGTCCGGATCCGCCTTTCGTTGCGACTTAACTTGAGACTTTCTAAACAAACATCAATCACTTGGAGGGTCATTTCATTGGGGCGTTGACAGCGGGTCGCGAGGATCAAAGGAGCATCAGATAGGCTCAAAAAACTGCTTTCAAACTGCTCAATATCACTAAAGGAACCATTAGCCCCAATTTGATAAATGCTGCCATCCCGCACCAGCCAACCCTGTTCATTAGCGTTCCACTGGGCGGCGGCGGCGGTGATAATTCTTTGGGTATCGACGGCGGCGCGATCGAGGATGGTGAGATTGTTCATTTGGGTGCCATCGAAGGTCTCGGCATAAAAGAGGGTTTTGAGGATTTCGCGGTTACCAGTGGCCGTTTGCACCCGTTGATATTCGGGGTAGATAATATTTTTTTCTTGGTAGTCAATGGTTTCTTCTCCCTTGGCAATGTTGGCAATGGTACTGGCCTGTTTGGTGGTCTGGGGGACAATCCAGTCGTTGAAGCCAAAGGTGATACCCGTAATGAGTAACCCCAGGAGAAGACCGGGGATCATTAACCGCAAGGGGGGCAAACCGACGCTGCGTAAGGCGATAATTTCACTAAAAGAAGACAAACTACTGTAGGCGGTGAGGGTTCCTAACAGAGTGGCCATGGGAAGACCGAGGACGAGAAATTCTGGGAGACGGAGGGCGAGGATTTGGAAGGCGATCGCCCAGGTGATTTCATTGGCGACCACATTGCGCATTACCTCGAAGAGAACACCGATGGTGAGGCCCAAACTCGTGAAAATTCCTAACCCAAACAGGAAAGGCCCCACAAGTTGCGCCATAATGTAGCGATCTAATAGTGAAAATACCCTTAAAATTCTCAACATTGTGGTCTAGTCTGATTGGAGCAGCAAATTTTAGCAACGATTTAGCAATTAAAATCCCTAGCCCATCATGCCAAACAAGTTGCGGTTTTGGCTGAACTTGCGCCCCTTTGCCGCTGATTTATCGCTGCGCGTCGGGAACTTCGGGCCCCGATAATGATTCAGTGCCATTGCACTTTGGTTTATTCTAAATTTACTTTTTTTGATAGAGTCCATGTTTGACCTGTTTGCTTCTTTGCTCATTGCCCAGGAATCTGCCCCTTTATTGGTGGCCCAAGAGAACAGGTCGAAGGAAGAGTTGCTCCCGCACCAAGCGCCCACACCAGGGGAAGAGCAAGGGTCTTCTGTGGGGCGATCGCCAGCGGCCATCGTCACGGAACCCCAAGAGGTGCGTCCTTTGCCGGGGAGCTTGAATGAAATTCCGGTCTTTAACAGCAACAGCCCTGAGGTCATTGCCCAGGAAGGCATTTTATTATCCACTTTCCCGAAGGCGGGAAAAACCCAGGCGATCGCCCACCTCGAAACCCCCCTCGAAGGACGCTTTGATATTTTTACCCACCACATTTCCCGTCCCGCCACGGAGCAACGCACCCTATACCAAGGCCTGTTGGTGAATAACCCCACTGGCAGCCCCCGCACCCTCAAAATTCTCCAAGGCATTAGTTACCTCAATAGTGAAGATGCCCCCTTCCGCGAGTTATTACCCTTTGTTGAAGATCCCCAAGGTTTTGTCTATTCCGGCCCCGGATCCCGACTCGTGAGCGATACCCTCCGGGGCAAAAGCCAAGCGCAATTTCCAGAGATTGTCCGTATTCCCCCCTATAGCACCGTGATTTTGGCGAATCTCCCCATTCCGGTCAGCGGTGCCCGCTCTACCTATTTACAAGTGGAAACGGATGGCAGCGTTTATTTGGCCAATTTAGCGAAATATGAAGTCCGCGAAGAAATAGCCACCAGCCGCATTGACAATAATGGCAGTATCGTTGAGGGTAAAGCCTTTCGCTCCCGTCCCCCCAGCCTCGATGAATGGCGATCGCTCCTCACCCAAGGCCAACTCGTCGAACCCCGGGATCTCCCCCCGGTGCCCAGTAAAGATCCGGGCCGCATTATTTATGGACGGGTTGCAGGCATTTCTGTGGGTAGCCAGTGGGAGGCAACCGTCACCGATCCAGGGGCAGAGAGTTTAGCAATCCCCGCTGCCGGCGAAGCGATTTCTTTCCCCATTAGCACCACCAGCACCGGCACTTTTGGCACTAACCAAGTGCAAAGCGCCCCCATGCTCACCCGTTATCCCGATACCGCACTCCAGGGCCATGGTAATTATTTAGTCCATTACAAACTGACTTTTCCCCTCGAAAATACGAGCGATGAATATCAATGGACATCGCTAACGTTTCAAACGCCCATCAAAGATGATCTCCATAGCGATCGCCTCTCCTTTTTTGCATCGCCCCCCAACCGTGTTTTTTATCGAGGCACCGTCCGTATCAACTATCCCAACGAATACCGGCGGCAGATCACCCGCTACATCCACCTAGTGCAACATCGAGGCCAACGCTCAGAACCCCTTGCCACCCTGGAAATTCCCCCCGGCGCAAGTCGTACCGCAGAAATTGACTTTTTCTATCCCCCCGATGCAACACCTCCCCAGGTGATTACCGTGAGAACCCTTGCCCCAGAGGATCGTTAAAGATTCTCAAAATTAAACTCAAAATAATGGAGCGATCGCCCTAGGAACGTCTTGGGGGGAACAGTTGCCCCAAAGGTAGGCCCCAACAGGCAAAATCTCGCCGGATACTGACAGTTGGGTGGGGATCAATAGCCTGGGCAGTTGTTTCAGAAATTAAGAGTGCTGGCAAGAGGGTCAGGGGAATTTGTAGCAAAATATTGCCGAAGAAGAACAGCAGGATCGCGGCGAATAAGCCCAAAATATGCCACTGGGGGAGTCCTGCTGTCAGTCCCACCGCGAGGGGCGCATAATGGGCTACTTGCCACAACAAAATCACCATGGCGATCGCCCCCAGGACATTTAAAATCGGCTGCCGGGTTCCCTGCACTAGTCGTAAAATTTGCCGTTGCCGTTCATCGAGGCGTTCTGGCGGAATTTGAAACACAAAGAGGCTAAAGGGTTGCCAGGGCCGGAGGATTTGCAGCAGCCACACCGGCACTCCGCCCAGGAGCACAATTAAGCCCAATTCAACATTGGCCACGGGAAATGGGATGCCAATCGCCAAGGCGATCGCCAACAAAGACCAAATCAGAGGCAGTAAGGCCAAGCCCGCAACATGTAACCAAAAATAAGGCTCAAACAACATTTTTCCGCCGCCCCAAAAAAACTTGAACGAACAACAGCACAATGCCCTGAATATCCCATGGTGACCCCTGAAAGTAAAGTGGCCCTAGGCACCAGAAGTATAGTAAATTCGAATAAAGAATGGAGGAAAAAGATGTATAGCTTAGACCTCAGAACAAGAGTGGTGAACTTTGTCCGCTCTGGCGGCAGCAAAGCAGAGGCTGCAAGACGCTATGAAGTTTCAGAAGCGACAGTCTATAGTTGGCTCAAGCGTCCCGACCTGAAACCAACAGTAGTGAATCGTCGTCGTCGTAAGCTCGACTGGCAAGCAGTCGCCGAGCATGTCAGGCAGTATCCAGAAGCAAGACTGCTCGATAGAGCCAAGCACTTTGGGGTGACCACAAGTTCAATGCATTATGCCCTCAAACAGATGAAGATAACGAGAAAAAAAACAGCAAAAATATCGAGAGCGTAACCATCGAGAACGGCAACAATATCTCAGAGAACTACGAGAGTTACTCCAAAGGGTAGGAGCAGAGAAATTAGCCTTTATCGATGAATCAGGTTTCGATAACCGCGTGCATCGAAGACATGGATGGGCACCCAGAGGTCAGAAATTATTTGGAGAGAGGACAGGAAAACGCGAAAAGCGAGAGAATCTGTTGGCCGCTCGACAAGAGGGCAAGATGATTGCCCCGATGTTGGTCACAGGAAGCGTGAATGCCATCTGTTTTGAGACATGGTTATCCCATTGGTTGATGCCGCAGCTGAAGGAGAACTCAATATTAGTCATGGATAATGCTCCAATTCACCGCAAAAGCAGGATAAGGGAACTCGCCGACCAGAAGGGTCACATCGTCAAGTTTCTGCCAAAGTACTCCCCAGATTTCAACAAAATAGAACATGATTTTGCTGCTCTCAAGAAGAGAAGGGAATATTTGCCGGAGGGAACCAGTCTTGACCAGCTTATTAGAGATTATTGCGATGACCCTTAATCCTCTAGAACTTATTCGAATTAACTATATAACCAATTGGCTTTTCTCCAACAGGCATCACAAATGTCAAGGAATATAACAAAAAATTAAGTTTGGTTTATCAAATTGTGTCAGAATAGCCAACCTTTCCTAGGCCAACCAGTATTTTTTGCTAAAACTCTTTAAGTGCCTTCAGCTAGCTCGCTATCAGACAGCAGCGTCTGCTCCATATAATGTGATGATGAGCAGAAGAATAGTTATAAATTTTTAATATCCATCTACTTGTCCAAGTAAAGGAGACTCACCATTTATGTTCACTAACGTCAAGTCCGCCATTCGCCACATCAAACCAGATGACATCAATAATCGCACGTTAGTGAAGGTGGTCTATGTCGTGTTGGAGTCCCAGTACCAGAGTGCCCTCTCTGCTGCGGTAAAAGCGATTAACGCGAACCACCCCAAGATTGCGGTTGAAATTAGTGGTTATCTGATTGAAGAGCTGCGTGACCCCGATAACTACGAAGAATTCAAGCGGGAAGTCGCCCAAGCCAACTTATTCATTGCCTCTTTGATCTTCATTGAAGACCTGGCCCAAAAGGTCGTCGAAGCCGTGACGCCCCACCGGGATAACCTAGATGCGGCAATTGTTTTCCCCTCCATGCCAGAAGTGATGCGCCTCAATAAAATGGGTAGCTTCTCCATGGCCCAGTTGGGACAATCCAAGAGTGCCATTGGCGAATTTATGAAAAAACGGAAGGAAAAATCCGGCGCTTCCTTCCAAGATGCCATGCTCAAGCTACTCCGCACCTTGCCGAAGGTTTTAAAATATCTGCCCGTCGAAAAAGCCCAGGATGCCCGCAACTTCATGCTGTCTTTCCAGTATTGGCTGGGTGGCTCCCCCGATAACTTGGAAAACTTCCTGTTGATGATGACAGACAAGTACATTCTCAAAGGCAGCGAAAAGCTCGATAAGGCCGATTATGCGGAACCAGTGGTCTATCCGGACATGGGCATTTGGCATCCCCTGGCCCCAAAAATGTTCGAAGAT
Coding sequences within:
- the acpP gene encoding acyl carrier protein, producing the protein MNQEIFDKIKNIIVDQLDVDADSVSPESNFISDLDADSLDTVELVMAFEEEFDIDIPDDVAEKITTVGEAVNIIAEKTGAN
- the tkt gene encoding transketolase — its product is MTVATQSIDQLCINAIRFLAIDGVEKAKSGHPGLPMGAAPMAYTLWDKFMRFNPKNPKWVNRDRFVLSAGHGSMLQYALMYLAGYDSVSLEDIKQFRQWKSKTPGHPENFETPGVEVTTGPLGQGIANAVGLALAEAHLAARFNKSDATLFDHYTYVIMGDGCNMEGISGEAASIAGHWGLGKLIALYDDNHISIDGSTDIAFTEDVCKRYESYGWHVLHVEDGNNDIEAIAKAIEAAKAVTDKPSLIKITTTIGYGSPNKADTAGVHGAALGGDEIELTRKALDWPYAPFEVPEDALNHFRKAVERGASAEAEWNQVWATYKTKYAEEAAELERILSGKPPANWADALPTATPADKGLATRKHSEITLNAIAPGLPELIGGSADLTHSNLTEIHVSGDFQKGAYENRNVHFGVREHAMGAICNGIALHGTGLLPYGATFLVFSDYMRNSIRLSALSEARVIWVMTHDSIALGEDGPTHQPIEHVASLRAMPNLYVYRPADTNETSGAYKVAVESATTPTLLALTRQGLPNLEGSSIENAAKGGYVLSDSEGTPDLILIGTGSEVHLCVEAAKALRASGKNVRVVSMPCVERFEEQDAAYQESVLPKAVTKRVAVEAGATMSWYKYVGFEGAVIGIDTYGASAPGGVVMEKFGFTVDNVVKTAETVLG
- a CDS encoding low-complexity tail membrane protein, which encodes MLFEPYFWLHVAGLALLPLIWSLLAIALAIGIPFPVANVELGLIVLLGGVPVWLLQILRPWQPFSLFVFQIPPERLDERQRQILRLVQGTRQPILNVLGAIAMVILLWQVAHYAPLAVGLTAGLPQWHILGLFAAILLFFFGNILLQIPLTLLPALLISETTAQAIDPHPTVSIRRDFACWGLPLGQLFPPRRS
- the rplJ gene encoding 50S ribosomal protein L10, encoding MGKSLADKQELVAEIKDLLKDAQLTFVIDYKGLTVAEITDLRNRLRPAGAYCKIAKNTLMHIAVDGDETWQPVQSLLKDSSAFLIAGEDVASAVKAYKEFRKATKKTELRGGVMEGQALTSDQIEALGDLPTKEQLYGQIAGAINAVTAKIAIGINEVPGSLARAIKAVSEKEAA
- a CDS encoding DUF3370 domain-containing protein, which translates into the protein MFDLFASLLIAQESAPLLVAQENRSKEELLPHQAPTPGEEQGSSVGRSPAAIVTEPQEVRPLPGSLNEIPVFNSNSPEVIAQEGILLSTFPKAGKTQAIAHLETPLEGRFDIFTHHISRPATEQRTLYQGLLVNNPTGSPRTLKILQGISYLNSEDAPFRELLPFVEDPQGFVYSGPGSRLVSDTLRGKSQAQFPEIVRIPPYSTVILANLPIPVSGARSTYLQVETDGSVYLANLAKYEVREEIATSRIDNNGSIVEGKAFRSRPPSLDEWRSLLTQGQLVEPRDLPPVPSKDPGRIIYGRVAGISVGSQWEATVTDPGAESLAIPAAGEAISFPISTTSTGTFGTNQVQSAPMLTRYPDTALQGHGNYLVHYKLTFPLENTSDEYQWTSLTFQTPIKDDLHSDRLSFFASPPNRVFYRGTVRINYPNEYRRQITRYIHLVQHRGQRSEPLATLEIPPGASRTAEIDFFYPPDATPPQVITVRTLAPEDR
- the gatA gene encoding Asp-tRNA(Asn)/Glu-tRNA(Gln) amidotransferase subunit GatA, giving the protein MSAIRTLHQQLISKERSAVEILTETFAHIEAVEPKVKAFLTLTKEQALAQAAQVDAKIAAGETIGLLEGIPIAIKDNLCTKGIQTTCASRILEGFVPTYESTVTQKLREAGAIMVGKTNLDEFAMGSSTENSGYQVTGNPWDVTRVPGGSSGGSAAAVAAGEAPIALGSDTGGSIRQPASLCGVVGLKPTYGLVSRFGLVAYASSLDQIGPFARTVEDTAILLEAIAGHDPKDSTSLDVDIPQYSQLLQAALPKDKPLKIGIIQETFGEGLDPEVAEAVQKAIAQLQELGAEVETISCPRFRYGLPAYYIIAPSEASANLARYDAVKYGTRNAAADNLVDMYTQTRAAGFGPEVKRRIMLGTYTLSAGYYDAYYLKAQKVRTLIKEDFDQAFAKVDLLICPTSPSTAFKAGEKTDDPLSMYLSDLMTIPVNLAGLPALSLPCGFDAQGLPIGMQLIGNVLREDLLLQVAHVYEQATAWHQKEPQL
- a CDS encoding LptF/LptG family permease; this encodes MAQLVGPFLFGLGIFTSLGLTIGVLFEVMRNVVANEITWAIAFQILALRLPEFLVLGLPMATLLGTLTAYSSLSSFSEIIALRSVGLPPLRLMIPGLLLGLLITGITFGFNDWIVPQTTKQASTIANIAKGEETIDYQEKNIIYPEYQRVQTATGNREILKTLFYAETFDGTQMNNLTILDRAAVDTQRIITAAAAQWNANEQGWLVRDGSIYQIGANGSFSDIEQFESSFLSLSDAPLILATRCQRPNEMTLQVIDVCLESLKLSRNERRIRTLQVRKQEKFSVPFVCIVFAMVGSAIGLRPQNSSRATSVGLSVAIVFAYYLISVISSSMGVWGTITPFMGTWFPNLLGLVAAGTILWRTG
- the rplL gene encoding 50S ribosomal protein L7/L12 — its product is MSATTDEILEKLQSLTLLEAAELVKQIEETFGVSAAAPVGGMVMAAPGAAAAEEVEEKTEFDVILDEVPADKKIAVLKVVRGITGLGLKEAKEMVESAPKPIKEGTGKEDAEAIKKQLEDAGAKASVK
- the fabF gene encoding beta-ketoacyl-ACP synthase II, with protein sequence MAHSSPYRVVITGLGAITPIGNTLEEYWEGLMTGRNGIDLVTAFDASQHACRIAGEVKGFDPLAFIPKKEAKRMDRFSQFAVAASKQALADAGLEINADNAPDIGVMIGTGVGGIKVMEDQQEIYLEKGPSRCSPFMIPMMIANMAAGLTAIHTGAQGPNSCTVTACAAGSNAVGEAFRLVQQGYAKAMISGGTEAAITPLSVAGFASARALSTRNDDPKHACRPFDQDRDGFVMGEGAGILILEELEHALARGAKIYGEIVGYGMTCDAYHMTAPTPDGAGATRAIELALKDGDLAPNQVNYVNAHGTSTPANDITETKAIKKALGDQAYKILVSSTKSMTGHLLGGSGGIEAVATVMAIANDRVPPTINLENPQEGCDLDYVPNESREHPVEVALSNSFGFGGHNVTLAFKKYRPE